A genome region from Alteripontixanthobacter maritimus includes the following:
- the purT gene encoding formate-dependent phosphoribosylglycinamide formyltransferase, whose protein sequence is MSHTATILLLGSGELGREFVISAKRLGCRVVTCDAYDDAPAMQMADAREVFSMLDADALRAAALKHQPDLIVPEVEAIRTEVLAELEAEGFTVVPTARAAQLTMNRDGIRDLASDTLGLVTSRYGYAESLDEVREAVAYIGLPCVIKPVMSSSGKGQSTVRGDGELDAAWTYAAENMRGDRQRVIVEQFIEFDYEITLLTVRHAGGVSFCPPIGHRQERGDYRESWQPAAMTDAALASAQDMARRVVDELGGHGLFGVEFFVKGDEIIFSELSPRPHDTGMVTLVSQNLSEFDLHARAILGLPVPDAIRARPSASAVILADRDSTEFAFDGLAQAMAEGADIRLFGKPATRPYRRMGVALASAGSTGEARRMAADAASAVRIAYR, encoded by the coding sequence ATGAGTCATACCGCCACCATCCTGCTGCTCGGTTCCGGCGAGCTGGGGCGCGAGTTCGTGATCTCCGCCAAGCGCCTCGGGTGCCGGGTCGTGACCTGCGATGCCTATGATGACGCCCCGGCCATGCAGATGGCCGATGCGCGCGAAGTGTTTTCCATGCTGGACGCCGATGCCCTGCGCGCTGCCGCTTTGAAACACCAGCCGGATCTCATCGTGCCCGAAGTGGAAGCGATCCGCACCGAGGTGCTAGCCGAACTGGAAGCGGAAGGCTTTACCGTGGTGCCGACCGCGCGCGCCGCGCAGCTGACCATGAACCGCGATGGCATTCGCGATCTCGCGTCGGACACGCTGGGCCTTGTTACCTCGCGCTACGGCTATGCCGAAAGCCTGGATGAGGTGCGCGAGGCGGTGGCCTATATCGGCCTGCCCTGCGTTATTAAACCCGTGATGTCCTCCAGCGGGAAGGGCCAATCCACCGTGCGGGGCGATGGCGAGCTGGACGCTGCCTGGACGTACGCCGCCGAAAACATGCGCGGCGACCGGCAGCGCGTTATCGTCGAACAATTTATCGAGTTCGACTATGAAATCACGCTGCTCACCGTGCGCCACGCGGGCGGCGTCAGCTTCTGCCCGCCTATCGGCCACCGGCAGGAACGCGGTGATTACCGCGAAAGCTGGCAACCGGCTGCCATGACGGATGCTGCCTTGGCAAGCGCGCAGGACATGGCGCGGCGCGTGGTGGATGAACTGGGCGGACACGGATTGTTCGGTGTGGAATTCTTCGTGAAAGGCGATGAAATCATCTTCTCCGAGCTCAGCCCGCGTCCGCACGACACCGGGATGGTCACGCTGGTCAGCCAGAACTTGTCCGAATTCGATCTGCACGCCCGCGCCATCCTCGGCCTGCCGGTGCCTGACGCAATCCGCGCCCGGCCCAGCGCCAGCGCGGTTATCCTGGCCGACCGCGACAGCACAGAATTTGCTTTCGATGGGTTGGCGCAGGCCATGGCGGAAGGCGCGGATATCAGGCTGTTCGGCAAACCTGCCACGCGGCCTTACAGGCGCATGGGCGTGGCACTCGCCAGCGCGGGTTCCACAGGCGAGGCGCGCCGCATGGCTGCCGACGCCGCCAGCGCGGTTCGCATTGCCTACCGCTGA
- a CDS encoding NAD(P)H-dependent flavin oxidoreductase: protein MNSYDKTHALMQRGRDFLGTEHAILCGAMSWVSERNLVSAISNAGGFGVIACGAMTPDLLDTEITETKARTDKPFGVNLITMHPDLNDLIAICAKHEVTHVVLAGGIPPKGSVEAIKDFGAKVIVFAPTLALAKKLLRSGGDALVIEGMEAGGHIGPVSTSVLAQEFLPVLAEDHLVFVAGGIGRGEAIAGYLEMGAVGVQLGTRFACATESIAHENFKKAFFRANARDAVASVQVDARLPVIPVRALKNNGTQEFTDKQREIAGSLDREEVAMAEAQLQVEHYWAGALRRAVIDGDVENGSLMAGQSVGMVKAEEPVADIMAGLMGECEAALARR from the coding sequence ATGAACAGCTACGACAAAACCCATGCGCTGATGCAGCGCGGACGTGACTTCCTCGGCACCGAACACGCCATTTTATGCGGCGCGATGAGCTGGGTGTCGGAACGCAATCTGGTGTCCGCCATCAGCAACGCAGGCGGCTTCGGCGTGATAGCTTGCGGGGCCATGACACCCGACTTGCTCGACACGGAAATTACCGAGACGAAGGCGCGCACGGACAAACCCTTCGGCGTGAACCTCATCACCATGCACCCCGACCTCAACGACCTGATTGCTATCTGCGCGAAGCATGAGGTGACCCATGTCGTGCTGGCAGGCGGGATTCCGCCCAAGGGCAGCGTGGAAGCCATCAAGGATTTCGGCGCCAAGGTCATCGTGTTCGCGCCTACGCTGGCGCTGGCCAAGAAGCTGCTGCGGTCTGGCGGCGATGCGTTGGTGATCGAAGGGATGGAGGCGGGCGGTCATATCGGCCCAGTTTCCACCAGCGTGCTGGCACAGGAGTTTCTGCCCGTTCTGGCCGAGGATCATCTCGTCTTCGTGGCGGGCGGCATCGGCCGGGGCGAGGCGATTGCGGGCTACCTGGAAATGGGTGCGGTCGGCGTGCAACTGGGCACGCGCTTTGCCTGCGCGACAGAAAGCATCGCGCATGAAAACTTCAAGAAGGCATTTTTCCGCGCCAATGCCCGCGATGCGGTGGCCAGCGTGCAGGTCGATGCGCGGCTGCCGGTTATCCCGGTACGCGCCCTGAAAAACAACGGAACGCAGGAATTCACCGACAAGCAGCGCGAAATCGCAGGCTCTCTCGACCGCGAGGAAGTCGCCATGGCGGAAGCGCAATTGCAGGTCGAACACTATTGGGCAGGCGCCTTGCGCCGAGCCGTGATCGATGGCGATGTGGAAAATGGCAGCCTGATGGCAGGCCAGTCGGTCGGGATGGTCAAGGCAGAAGAGCCGGTAGCCGATATCATGGCCGGCCTGATGGGCGAGTGCGAGGCAGCGCTGGCGCGGCGGTAA
- a CDS encoding dienelactone hydrolase family protein has translation MCDQDSFPAASAKTLSRRQFGLAGATAAAGTLAACAPMAGSNKTKSAGLSESAVSIATEDGTMDAFFVYPASGDHPAIIIWPDIASLRNAFRMMARRLAGEGYAVLVANPYYRDVPKDQFADFAAFRSGGGFDKVGPWRDKLSSSAIMRDATSLVRWLDRQDAVDTSSGIGTQGYCMGGSFTVYSASAVPGRIKAAASFHGGGMVRDDEDSPHTLMQSGDAAYLIAIAKNDDAKDPESTATLKQVAAMDGVTAEVEVYAGDHGWTVLDSPAYDKPAAERAWSRMLALYSAAL, from the coding sequence ATGTGCGATCAAGATAGCTTCCCGGCGGCTTCGGCCAAAACCCTGTCACGGCGCCAGTTCGGCCTTGCCGGAGCAACCGCGGCTGCCGGTACACTGGCTGCCTGCGCCCCCATGGCGGGCAGCAACAAAACCAAATCAGCCGGCCTGTCCGAAAGCGCGGTCAGCATTGCAACCGAGGATGGCACGATGGATGCCTTCTTCGTTTACCCCGCTTCGGGCGACCATCCCGCAATCATCATCTGGCCCGATATCGCCAGCCTGCGGAACGCGTTCCGCATGATGGCGCGCAGGCTGGCGGGAGAAGGTTACGCCGTGCTGGTCGCCAACCCCTATTACCGGGACGTGCCGAAGGACCAGTTCGCCGATTTTGCTGCCTTTCGGTCCGGTGGCGGGTTCGACAAGGTCGGTCCGTGGCGCGACAAATTGTCATCAAGCGCAATCATGCGCGACGCAACATCGCTTGTCCGATGGCTGGACCGGCAGGACGCGGTCGATACGTCCAGCGGGATCGGTACGCAGGGCTACTGCATGGGCGGCAGCTTCACCGTCTACAGCGCCAGCGCGGTGCCGGGCCGGATCAAGGCCGCCGCATCTTTCCACGGCGGCGGCATGGTGCGAGATGACGAGGACAGCCCGCACACTCTGATGCAGAGCGGCGATGCGGCCTACCTTATTGCCATCGCCAAAAACGACGATGCGAAAGACCCGGAATCCACTGCCACGCTGAAACAGGTAGCGGCAATGGACGGCGTCACCGCCGAAGTCGAAGTCTATGCAGGCGATCATGGCTGGACCGTGCTGGACTCGCCCGCTTACGACAAACCGGCGGCGGAACGTGCGTGGAGCCGGATGCTGGCGCTATATTCCGCCGCGCTTTGA
- a CDS encoding DUF1244 domain-containing protein, with the protein MTTNANTEDNTGAAQALTDLPDDVAAAAFRRLVRHLQHRHDAQNIDLMGLSGFCRNCLADWIVEAGYDGDKAAARELIYGMPQDEWKATRQSPATEEQLERMQASVTKNAG; encoded by the coding sequence ATGACTACGAATGCGAACACCGAGGACAATACCGGGGCTGCGCAGGCGTTGACCGATCTTCCGGATGATGTGGCGGCGGCTGCCTTTCGCCGGCTGGTCCGGCATTTGCAGCATCGCCACGATGCGCAGAATATCGACCTGATGGGTCTGTCTGGCTTCTGCCGCAACTGCCTGGCCGACTGGATCGTCGAGGCGGGATATGACGGTGACAAGGCCGCTGCGCGCGAATTGATCTACGGCATGCCGCAGGACGAGTGGAAGGCTACCCGCCAAAGCCCTGCAACCGAAGAGCAGCTCGAACGGATGCAGGCGAGCGTGACGAAGAACGCGGGCTAA
- the pyk gene encoding pyruvate kinase, translated as MTKNDTQRSQHLDPRGRKTKILATTGPATSDPEVLRQLFKAGVDAFRVNMSHGEHTIHAETIANIRALESEFRRPIAIFCDLQGPKLRVGKFKDGKAVIRHSGHFTLDRKDEPGDETRVQLPHPELFGLLEKGQRLLINDGKIRLRVIRADEDEILCSAEVGGVISDRKGVNVPDAEIPIPALTEKDRKDLAFAVEQKADWIGLSFVQRPEDLAEARRLMGDYGALCAKIEKPMAVRRLGEILEASDGIMVARGDLGVELDPEEVPPLQKHIVNVTRAAGKPVIVATQMLESMIESPTPTRAEVSDVANAVYDGADAVMLSAETAAGDWPVEAVTIMHRIARQVERDDAYLPRVRFLDTPPDPTTADALSHACMTIADTVPIAAITVFTGSGSTARRVARERPSVPMLVLTPSERTARRVALLWGAAPVMTKDIGSFEEMIGKGKRMALRHGFAEGGTKLIALAGVPFGTPGSTNLLHVVTVAGDELDKHGG; from the coding sequence ATGACGAAAAACGATACGCAGCGAAGCCAGCATCTCGATCCGAGAGGTCGCAAGACCAAGATCCTGGCCACCACCGGCCCGGCGACCAGCGATCCCGAAGTCCTGCGCCAGCTGTTCAAGGCGGGTGTCGATGCGTTCCGCGTCAATATGAGCCACGGCGAACACACCATTCACGCCGAAACCATCGCCAATATCCGCGCGCTGGAAAGCGAATTTCGGCGGCCCATCGCCATTTTCTGCGACCTTCAGGGCCCCAAGCTGCGCGTCGGCAAGTTCAAGGATGGAAAGGCGGTCATCCGTCACAGCGGACATTTTACGCTCGACCGGAAGGATGAACCGGGCGACGAAACCCGCGTCCAGTTGCCGCATCCCGAATTGTTCGGCCTGCTCGAAAAGGGGCAACGCCTGCTGATCAACGACGGCAAGATTCGCCTGCGCGTGATCCGCGCGGATGAGGATGAAATCCTGTGTTCGGCGGAAGTCGGCGGGGTCATCTCGGACCGCAAGGGCGTGAATGTGCCAGATGCCGAAATCCCCATACCCGCCCTTACAGAGAAGGACCGCAAGGATCTCGCTTTCGCGGTCGAACAGAAGGCGGACTGGATCGGATTGAGTTTCGTGCAGCGGCCCGAAGATCTTGCCGAAGCACGCCGCCTGATGGGCGATTACGGCGCGCTTTGTGCCAAGATCGAAAAGCCGATGGCAGTGCGGCGGCTGGGCGAAATCCTGGAAGCATCGGACGGTATCATGGTCGCGCGCGGCGATCTCGGCGTGGAGCTCGATCCCGAAGAGGTGCCGCCGCTGCAAAAGCATATCGTCAACGTCACCCGCGCGGCGGGCAAGCCGGTCATCGTCGCCACGCAGATGCTGGAATCGATGATCGAAAGCCCCACGCCGACCCGCGCAGAGGTTAGCGATGTCGCCAACGCCGTCTATGACGGTGCCGACGCGGTCATGTTGAGTGCGGAAACGGCAGCAGGCGACTGGCCGGTGGAAGCCGTCACAATCATGCACCGTATTGCGCGGCAGGTGGAGCGCGACGACGCCTATCTACCGCGCGTGCGCTTCCTCGATACGCCGCCTGATCCCACCACCGCCGACGCGTTGAGCCATGCCTGCATGACGATCGCCGACACGGTGCCGATCGCCGCCATCACGGTGTTTACCGGATCGGGCAGCACCGCACGGCGCGTCGCCCGCGAACGCCCGAGCGTTCCGATGCTGGTTCTGACCCCGTCCGAACGCACCGCCCGCCGCGTCGCCCTGCTATGGGGTGCAGCGCCGGTCATGACCAAGGATATCGGCAGCTTCGAAGAAATGATCGGCAAGGGCAAACGCATGGCCCTACGCCACGGCTTTGCCGAAGGCGGCACCAAGCTGATCGCGCTGGCAGGCGTACCGTTCGGAACGCCGGGGAGCACCAACCTGCTGCACGTGGTGACGGTGGCTGGTGATGAGCTGGATAAGCATGGGGGATAG
- a CDS encoding GFA family protein produces MRGSCCCGAIRFELASPPSMMATCHCSRCRKVGASTFVFVKAEDLRWVEGRDLVMRYEPDPPYSFTRCFCSICGTALGEIVSDQPSFPIAANAFDDDPVVRNRFHEFVSEKPAWYEICDGAKQFEEHPSKG; encoded by the coding sequence ATGAGGGGAAGTTGTTGCTGCGGCGCTATTCGGTTCGAACTCGCAAGCCCTCCTTCGATGATGGCGACATGCCATTGCTCGCGGTGCCGCAAGGTTGGCGCCAGCACTTTCGTTTTTGTAAAGGCCGAAGACCTACGATGGGTCGAAGGGCGCGACCTAGTTATGCGCTATGAACCCGACCCCCCTTATAGTTTCACTCGTTGCTTTTGCAGCATTTGTGGGACCGCCTTAGGTGAGATTGTGTCTGATCAGCCCAGCTTTCCCATTGCAGCGAATGCGTTCGACGATGACCCCGTCGTACGCAATCGGTTCCATGAGTTTGTCTCAGAGAAACCCGCTTGGTACGAAATTTGTGATGGCGCAAAGCAGTTTGAGGAGCACCCGTCGAAAGGGTGA
- a CDS encoding glutamate--tRNA ligase, whose translation MTEHAAANTTRFAPSPTGRLHVGNIRTALHNWMLARKSGGRFLLRIDDTDAARSREEYVDAIRADLDWLGLSPDGEERQSERLSLYDGAFEALKEAGRIYPAYETAQELEVKRKIQLGRGKPPIYDRAALALSDADRGAIEVPGVQPHWRFLLDHDEPITWDDGIRGPQKFDAAQLSDPVIRRADGSWLYMLPSAVDDLEMGITDVLRGEDHVSNTAVQIQMFTALIAAQHQDSQMPRFAHEALLVGKEGKLSKRLGSLGCDAFRERDIEPAAIIALLARLGTSQPVEPIADRDALLESFDLGTFSRAPARFDDTDLARINTAIVHQFDYSDVVDRLPAGMDEAGWHAIRPNLETVSDAGELWRVVTGPIEQPKFSDEDRAFLAQATEALEWSENPWATLTATLKAQTGRKGKALFLPLRQALTGMNHGPDMSELLPLIGKQEARGRLQRAAS comes from the coding sequence ATGACCGAACATGCTGCTGCCAATACCACTCGCTTTGCCCCGTCCCCCACAGGCCGCCTTCACGTCGGCAACATTCGCACCGCGCTGCACAACTGGATGCTGGCGCGCAAGTCAGGTGGACGTTTCCTGCTGCGGATCGACGACACCGATGCTGCGCGGAGCCGGGAGGAATATGTCGATGCGATCCGGGCCGATCTCGACTGGCTGGGCCTCTCGCCAGATGGCGAGGAACGGCAGTCGGAGCGGCTATCGTTATACGATGGCGCTTTCGAGGCGCTGAAGGAAGCGGGGCGTATCTATCCAGCCTATGAGACGGCGCAGGAACTGGAGGTAAAGCGCAAGATCCAGCTCGGCCGGGGCAAGCCACCAATTTACGACCGAGCGGCACTGGCGCTCAGTGATGCAGACCGGGGAGCGATAGAGGTGCCCGGGGTGCAGCCGCACTGGCGCTTCCTGCTCGATCATGACGAACCTATCACGTGGGACGACGGCATCCGCGGCCCGCAGAAGTTCGATGCTGCGCAACTATCCGATCCTGTCATCAGGCGCGCCGATGGGTCGTGGCTGTATATGCTGCCCAGTGCGGTGGACGATCTCGAAATGGGCATTACCGATGTGCTGCGGGGCGAGGACCATGTGTCCAACACTGCTGTGCAAATACAGATGTTTACCGCACTAATTGCTGCGCAGCATCAAGATAGCCAGATGCCGCGTTTTGCCCATGAAGCGTTGCTGGTCGGCAAGGAAGGCAAGCTTTCCAAACGGCTCGGCTCGCTCGGCTGCGATGCGTTTCGTGAGCGCGATATCGAGCCTGCCGCAATTATCGCTCTGCTGGCGCGGCTAGGCACTTCGCAACCGGTCGAACCGATCGCGGATCGTGATGCGTTGCTGGAAAGTTTCGACCTCGGCACGTTCAGCCGCGCACCGGCCAGGTTCGATGACACGGACCTCGCGCGGATCAACACCGCCATCGTCCACCAGTTCGACTACAGCGACGTTGTAGACCGTCTACCCGCCGGGATGGACGAAGCGGGCTGGCATGCGATCCGACCGAACCTGGAAACGGTATCGGACGCTGGTGAACTGTGGCGTGTCGTCACCGGCCCCATCGAACAGCCCAAGTTTTCAGACGAAGATCGCGCATTTCTCGCCCAGGCTACCGAGGCGCTGGAGTGGAGCGAGAACCCGTGGGCCACGCTGACGGCAACGTTGAAGGCCCAGACCGGCCGCAAGGGCAAAGCGCTGTTCCTGCCGCTGCGACAGGCGTTGACTGGGATGAATCACGGCCCGGACATGAGCGAACTGCTGCCGCTGATTGGGAAGCAGGAAGCGCGAGGTCGCTTGCAGCGCGCTGCTTCTTAG